The following coding sequences are from one Formosa haliotis window:
- a CDS encoding glycoside hydrolase family 16 protein: MRPLDLLFLGMVLIMHSCSDSDSQDTKEPILSDLSVKTNIVGFSDSTPYGDGSGNVEFEISAVNATSYQIVIENQTKNFNSNYFLHQFLKGGTNDYSIEVRALNGNQLLTKQISIRVFVSEDENYDNAGELVWSDEFNSGTLDTTKWSYETGTGINGDWGTGQLDYATDRKENVSFQDDIKGADGGCLVITTRKESYMDRNYTSGRIRTHNKASWGPGHRIVSRVYGRDVRHQGQGFAFWLMPQEIPKGQDHLMWPQGGEIDIMEYAGAIPYNNLGSVHYAWAWENNEYHDWNHGHLGGYYNYETKQTPNPTDPEYGNYPPLEDDFRAGSAGFHTYGIDWFNDRLEFFVDGNVYHIHYFNDGDGHHVDGQDQKSVTTINGKRVTVSEYSNHFDEWHPFEHSMYAILSAGVGGSNYTYGGPIVSEAEFPCSVFIDWVRVYKL; this comes from the coding sequence ATGAGGCCTCTCGATCTTCTTTTTCTAGGCATGGTTTTAATAATGCATTCGTGTAGCGATTCAGATTCGCAGGACACCAAAGAACCAATATTGTCAGATCTTTCGGTAAAAACTAATATTGTAGGTTTTAGCGATTCAACTCCCTATGGCGACGGTAGCGGGAATGTAGAATTTGAGATTTCGGCAGTTAATGCAACATCGTATCAAATCGTTATAGAAAATCAAACCAAAAATTTCAATTCAAATTATTTTTTACACCAATTCTTAAAAGGTGGAACAAATGACTATTCTATTGAAGTCCGTGCCTTAAATGGAAACCAACTGTTAACGAAACAAATTAGTATACGTGTTTTTGTTTCAGAGGATGAGAATTACGACAATGCAGGAGAATTGGTTTGGTCTGACGAGTTTAATTCTGGCACTTTAGACACTACCAAATGGAGTTACGAAACAGGAACAGGAATTAATGGTGATTGGGGAACTGGACAATTGGATTATGCTACAGACCGAAAAGAAAATGTAAGTTTTCAGGACGATATAAAAGGTGCCGATGGTGGATGTTTAGTCATTACCACACGAAAAGAAAGTTATATGGATAGAAATTATACTAGCGGAAGAATTCGTACGCATAATAAGGCTTCTTGGGGACCAGGACATCGTATTGTGTCACGAGTTTACGGGCGTGACGTTCGACACCAAGGTCAAGGATTTGCCTTTTGGCTAATGCCACAAGAGATTCCAAAAGGACAAGATCATTTAATGTGGCCACAAGGCGGAGAAATCGATATTATGGAATATGCAGGCGCTATCCCGTATAACAATTTAGGCTCGGTACATTATGCTTGGGCATGGGAAAACAACGAATATCATGACTGGAATCATGGGCATTTGGGCGGATATTATAATTACGAAACCAAGCAAACCCCTAATCCTACAGATCCGGAATACGGAAACTACCCACCATTAGAGGACGATTTTCGTGCTGGAAGTGCTGGTTTTCACACCTATGGTATCGATTGGTTTAACGATCGCTTAGAATTTTTTGTAGATGGCAATGTGTATCATATTCATTATTTCAATGATGGCGACGGACATCATGTTGATGGACAAGATCAAAAATCGGTTACAACAATAAATGGAAAACGCGTAACGGTATCGGAATACTCCAACCATTTTGATGAATGGCATCCTTTCGAGCATAGCATGTACGCCATTTTAAGCGCAGGTGTTGGTGGCTCAAACTACACTTACGGCGGACCAATTGTTTCAGAAGCAGAATTTCCTTGCTCGGTATTTATTGATTGGGTAAGAGTTTATAAATTGTGA
- the bglX gene encoding beta-glucosidase BglX, with translation MRHLQPKLLFILALLIFTGKSTAQNNTIIEATLEHKVDSVLSLMTLQEKIGQLNQYNGSWDVTGIPSDIDNKTKLEKLKNGDVGSMLNVLTVEATREAQSLVMEHSRLKIPLIFGYDVIHGYKTIFPTPLAESASWDLEAMKLSASIAAKEASAEGLHWTFAPMIDVSRDARWGRIMEGSGEDPFLTSAIGVARIQGFQGNDLSDPHTIAACAKHFAGYGFAESGRDYNTVNIGEHELQNVILPPFKAASDAGVATFMNAFNEIDGQPATANSYLQRTLLKGEWGFDGFVVSDWGSIAELIPHGVAKNKLEAANLAIHAGSDMDMEGRVYEDGLKTLVEQNRLDIALIDDAVKRVLRVKFRLGLFDDPYRYSNAKREKTDILTKEHLAISRDVAKKSIVLLKNEKSLLPLSKTAKNIAVIGPLANDKDSPIGNWRAQGEKNSAVSVLEGITNAMGKNANISYAKGTDLSIGERSFLAPLTLNTTDTSGFNEAITIAKHADVVLMVLGEDAFQSGEGRSQANIGFAGLQQELLEAVYAVNKNIVLVLMNGRPMEISWAADHIPAILEVWHLGSEHGNAVADVLFGDDNPSGKLPVSFPRAVGQEPFYYNQKNTGRPSANKEVTYSHHNDVSNEALFPFGYGLSYTSFKYSEVKLSSNSFHPNETVTASVDITNIGKREGKEIVQLYIRDLVGSITRPIKELKGFEIIELKPGETKTVSFKITAELLSFFTANKKWETEAGDFHIFIGSNSTVNAYSKLEFVKN, from the coding sequence ATGCGACATCTACAACCTAAATTGCTTTTCATTTTAGCACTTTTAATTTTCACAGGTAAATCTACCGCTCAAAATAATACAATTATTGAAGCAACTTTAGAGCATAAAGTAGACTCTGTTTTATCGTTAATGACCTTACAAGAAAAAATAGGCCAGCTAAATCAATACAACGGAAGTTGGGATGTTACCGGTATTCCATCAGATATTGATAACAAAACCAAGTTAGAAAAACTTAAAAACGGAGACGTGGGATCCATGTTAAATGTCCTTACGGTTGAAGCCACACGAGAAGCCCAAAGTTTAGTTATGGAACATTCTCGATTAAAAATCCCTTTAATTTTTGGTTATGATGTGATTCATGGCTACAAAACCATATTCCCCACCCCGCTAGCAGAAAGTGCCAGTTGGGATTTAGAAGCCATGAAACTGAGTGCAAGTATTGCGGCCAAAGAAGCATCTGCGGAAGGTTTGCATTGGACGTTTGCTCCTATGATTGATGTTTCTCGAGATGCCCGCTGGGGACGAATAATGGAAGGTTCTGGAGAAGACCCTTTTTTAACAAGCGCTATCGGGGTTGCTAGAATTCAAGGTTTTCAAGGAAACGATTTATCCGACCCCCATACCATTGCTGCCTGCGCTAAACATTTTGCAGGTTATGGGTTTGCAGAATCTGGCCGGGATTATAATACTGTAAATATTGGAGAACACGAGCTACAAAATGTTATTTTACCGCCTTTCAAAGCAGCTTCCGACGCCGGAGTTGCCACCTTTATGAATGCATTTAATGAAATTGACGGACAGCCAGCAACTGCGAATTCCTATTTACAACGTACGTTATTAAAAGGCGAATGGGGGTTCGATGGTTTTGTGGTTTCAGACTGGGGCTCTATAGCTGAATTAATCCCTCATGGTGTAGCAAAAAACAAATTAGAGGCAGCGAATCTTGCTATTCATGCAGGTAGTGATATGGATATGGAAGGTCGTGTTTACGAAGATGGATTAAAAACCTTAGTTGAACAAAACAGATTAGATATAGCGTTGATTGATGATGCCGTGAAACGCGTACTTCGTGTAAAATTCCGTCTTGGATTATTCGATGACCCTTACCGATATAGTAATGCAAAACGCGAAAAAACAGATATTTTAACCAAAGAGCATTTAGCTATTTCCAGAGATGTCGCTAAAAAATCTATAGTGCTTTTAAAAAACGAGAAAAGCCTTTTACCTTTAAGTAAAACAGCAAAAAACATTGCAGTAATCGGACCTTTAGCAAACGATAAAGACAGCCCGATAGGAAATTGGAGAGCTCAAGGTGAAAAAAATTCTGCTGTATCCGTTTTAGAAGGCATAACAAATGCCATGGGCAAAAATGCGAATATCAGCTATGCAAAAGGCACCGATTTATCTATTGGCGAACGTTCATTTTTAGCGCCCTTAACTTTAAACACTACCGATACCTCAGGATTTAATGAGGCAATAACTATAGCGAAACATGCAGATGTTGTACTTATGGTTTTAGGTGAAGATGCCTTTCAATCTGGGGAAGGCAGAAGTCAGGCAAACATTGGCTTTGCAGGATTACAACAAGAATTATTGGAAGCCGTTTATGCCGTTAACAAAAATATTGTATTGGTTTTAATGAATGGTAGACCTATGGAAATTTCGTGGGCGGCAGACCATATACCTGCCATTTTAGAGGTTTGGCATTTAGGTTCTGAGCACGGAAATGCCGTTGCCGATGTCTTGTTTGGAGACGACAACCCTTCAGGAAAACTACCTGTATCTTTTCCGAGAGCAGTTGGGCAAGAACCTTTTTATTATAATCAAAAAAATACCGGAAGACCTTCAGCTAATAAAGAAGTTACCTATTCACATCATAACGATGTATCTAACGAAGCATTGTTTCCATTTGGTTACGGACTGAGTTATACTTCATTTAAATATTCCGAAGTAAAACTATCTTCAAATTCATTTCATCCTAATGAAACTGTTACGGCTTCAGTAGACATAACAAACATAGGAAAGCGAGAAGGAAAAGAAATTGTTCAGCTATATATTCGTGATTTGGTAGGAAGCATAACACGCCCAATTAAGGAATTAAAAGGTTTTGAAATAATAGAATTAAAACCAGGAGAAACTAAAACAGTAAGCTTTAAAATTACCGCAGAATTATTGTCCTTTTTTACCGCAAATAAAAAGTGGGAAACAGAAGCTGGAGATTTCCATATTTTTATTGGCAGTAATTCTACCGTTAACGCATATTCAAAATTAGAGTTTGTTAAAAATTAG